In the Pithys albifrons albifrons isolate INPA30051 chromosome 3, PitAlb_v1, whole genome shotgun sequence genome, one interval contains:
- the SELENOO gene encoding protein adenylyltransferase SelO, mitochondrial, giving the protein MAALLRSGRRFLSRLLPAASGRAMQRAGGWLGALRFDNLALRSLPVDAEEGGGPRAVPGACFARVRPSPLHNPQLVAMSLPALALLGLEPPEAEAEAEAALYFSGNRVPAGAEPAAHCYCGHQFGSFAGQLGDGAAMYLGEVLGPRGERWEMQLKGAGITPFSRQADGRKVLRSSIREFLCSEAMFHLGIPTTRAGTCVTSDSKVVRDIFYDGNPKNERCTVVLRIASTFIRFGSFEIFKPPDEYTGRKGPSVNRNDIRIQMLDYVISTFYPEIQEAYSDNSVQRNAAFFKEITRRTARLVAEWQCVGFCHGVLNTDNMSIVGLTIDYGPFGFMDRYDPEHVCNGSDNTGRYAYNKQPEICKWNLGKLAEALVPELPLEISELILEEEYDAEFEKHYLQKMRKKLGLIQLELEEDSKLVSELLETMHLTGGDFTNIFYLLSSFSVDTDSSKFEDFLEELTSQCASVEELKVAFKPQMDPRQLSMMLMLAQSNPQLFALIGTKANINKELERIDQFSKLQQLTAADLLSRNKKHWKEWLEKYRVRLQKEIESVGDADAWNTDHVKVMNSNNPKYILRNYIAQNAIEAAENGDFSEVRNVLKLLEHPFQEAEDFREVKEGAEEEGATAAAAACAEETRSRLPYCSKPPLWASELCVTUSS; this is encoded by the exons ATGGCCGCGTTGCTGCGCAGCGGCCGCCGCTTCCTCTCGCGGCTGCTGCCGGCGGCGTCGGGCCGGGCCATGCAGCGCGCAGGGGGCTGGTTGGGCGCGCTGCGCTTCGACAACCTGGCGCTGCGCTCGCTGCCCGTGGACGCCGAGGAGGGGGGCGGCCCGCGGGCCGTGCCCGGTGCCTGCTTCGCGCGGGTGCGGCCCAGCCCGCTACACAACCCGCAGCTCGTGGCCATGTCGCTGCCGGCGCTGGCGCTGCTGGGACTGGAGCCTCCCGAGGCCGAGGCCGAGGCCGAGGCGGCGCTGTATTTCAGCGGGAACCGGGTGCCGGCGGGCGCGGAGCCCGCGGCTCACTGCTACTGCGGACACCAGTTCGGCAGCTTCGCGGGGCAGCTCGGCGACGGCGCCGCCATGTACCTGGGCGAGGTGCTGGGCCCGCGGGGCGAGCGCTGGGAGATGCAGCTCAAGGGCGCCGGCATCACCCCATTCTCCCG ACAAGCTGATGGTCGGAAAGTCCTGCGGTCAAGCATACGGGAGTTCCTGTGCAGCGAGGCCATGTTTCACCTCGGGATACCAACCACAAGGGCTGGCACATGTGTGACATCCGACTCGAAAGTCGTCCGTGACATATTTTACGATGGGAACCCAAAAAATGAAAGGTGTACAGTTGTTCTGAGAATTGCCTCTACGTTTATAAG atttggttcttttgaaatttttaaacCCCCTGATGAGTACACTGGACGTAAGGGTCCCAGCGTTAACCGAAATGATATTCGGATACAGATGCTGGACTATGTGATCAGCACCTTCTACCCAGAAATCCAGGAGGCTTATTCAGATAACAGTGTTCAGAGGAATGCTGCTTTCTTCAAAGAG aTAACCAGACGCACGGCGAGGTTGGTTGCTGAATGGCAGTGCGTTGGGTTTTGCCATGGTGTGCTGAACACAGACAACATGAGCATAGTGGGACTGACCATTGACTACGGCCCTTTTGGATTTATGGACAG GTATGACCCTGAGCACGTGTGCAATGGTTCTGATAACACAGGGCGCTATGCTTACAACAAACAGCCAGAGATTTGCAAGTGGAACCTGGGGAAACTTGCTGAAGCTTTAGTTCCAGAGCTGCCTTTGGAAATAAGTGAGCTCATCCTAGAAGAGGAATATGATGCAGAATTTGAGAAGCATTATTTGcagaagatgaggaaaaaacTAGGCCTAATCCAGCTGGAATTAGAAGAAGATAGTAAGCTGGTATCTGAACTCCTGGAAACCATGCATCTCACAG GTGGAGacttcacaaatattttctacTTACTGAGTTCCTTCTCAGTAGACACTGATTCTTCAAAGTTTGAAGATTTCTTAGAAGAACTTACAAGTCAGTGTGCTTCTGTGGAAGAACTGAAAGTTGCTTTCAAACCACAGATGGATCCAAG ACAACTGTCAATGATGCTGATGTTGGCTCAGTCTAATCCACAGCTGTTTGCATTAATTGGAACAAAAGCTAATATAAATAAAGAATTAGAACGCATTGATCAATTCTCTAAACTGCAGCAGCTCACAGCTGCTGATTTActcagcagaaataaaaaacactGGAAGGAATGGCTGGAGAAATACAG AGTCCGTTTGCAAAAAGAAATAGAGAGTGTTGGTGATGCTGATGCCTGGAACACTGATCATGTGAAGGTCATGAATTCAAACAATCCGAAGTATATCTTGAGAAATTATATTGCCCAGAATGCCATAGAAGCAGCTGAAAATGGGGATTTCTCAGAG GTAAGAAATGTACTGAAACTTTTAGAGCATCCATTTCAAGAAGCAGAAGATTTCAGGGAGGTAAAGGAAGGTGCAGAAGAGGAGGGTgcaactgctgcagcagctgcttgtGCTGAAGAGACCAGAAGCAGATTACCATATTGCAGCAAACCTCCACTTTGGGCTTCAGAGCTCTGCGTTACATGATCTTCATAA